In one Candidatus Nitronereus thalassa genomic region, the following are encoded:
- a CDS encoding serine protease — MPQKVKKYVFQKEKGSFNPDQLAMDIEEKLNISIFGRGPYAPIEGFLSTKDGEIIVSIYQEDKLPNFSARHLTPDEEERLAKIISEHKPYKETHRGPHARVVSRFSPSIGRILVKNQKTGDEKFATGFLFKQTDWLMTAAHVVEKDKWVIQQIEFGSTVVSCNEVLYYDLQKDLALLRLGKKISSSPVFIRQKLNYPDDLGMRCAVLGYPNIPGMEPSPSIYEISIVSQKNNYLMKQNLLEMSTHLGSGMSGTPVLNDNLSLVGIVIGFPGEEGPWPKWTPVALPCNEIIAADESLPAGKSYFH; from the coding sequence ATGCCTCAAAAAGTAAAGAAATATGTTTTTCAAAAAGAGAAAGGAAGTTTTAACCCTGACCAGTTAGCTATGGATATTGAAGAAAAGCTTAATATCTCGATTTTTGGTCGTGGTCCTTATGCTCCCATTGAAGGCTTTTTAAGCACGAAGGATGGAGAAATTATAGTTAGCATTTATCAGGAGGATAAATTACCGAATTTTAGTGCTCGCCATCTTACTCCCGATGAGGAAGAGCGTTTAGCCAAAATAATTAGCGAGCACAAACCATACAAAGAAACTCACCGTGGCCCTCATGCAAGAGTAGTCTCAAGATTTTCACCATCGATCGGGCGTATATTAGTAAAGAACCAAAAGACAGGGGACGAGAAATTTGCGACAGGATTTTTGTTTAAACAAACGGATTGGTTAATGACAGCAGCCCATGTTGTAGAAAAGGATAAATGGGTAATCCAACAAATAGAATTTGGCAGTACAGTCGTTTCTTGCAATGAAGTTCTATACTATGACCTCCAAAAAGATTTGGCTCTTCTTCGCCTCGGGAAAAAAATTTCATCTTCTCCGGTTTTTATTCGACAAAAGTTAAATTATCCGGATGATCTCGGGATGAGATGTGCAGTCTTGGGATACCCCAATATTCCAGGAATGGAACCTTCCCCCTCTATTTATGAGATTTCAATCGTTTCTCAAAAAAACAATTATCTAATGAAGCAAAACCTCTTGGAAATGTCCACGCATCTAGGTTCTGGTATGAGTGGGACACCTGTGCTCAACGACAACCTTAGCTTAGTCGGAATCGTCATTGGCTTTCCTGGGGAAGAAGGCCCTTGGCCCAAATGGACGCCTGTGGCCCTGCCATGTAATGAAATTATTGCAGCAGACGAATCGTTGCCAGCAGGGAAATCTTATTTTCATTGA
- a CDS encoding GYD domain-containing protein: MPIYVSLVNFTHNGLMTMKDKGVARSDMVKKNVEALGGKLLNAYYCLGEYDVVAILEFPHNRAAMKAGVLNASMGHIRIKTMPAVSREEWKTVLKETWGKSKSKSKKKK; encoded by the coding sequence ATGCCTATTTACGTCAGCTTAGTGAACTTTACCCATAATGGATTGATGACCATGAAGGACAAAGGTGTAGCACGGTCGGACATGGTCAAAAAGAATGTGGAAGCCTTGGGAGGTAAATTGCTTAACGCTTATTATTGTTTGGGTGAATATGACGTGGTGGCAATTTTGGAATTTCCGCACAATCGCGCCGCAATGAAGGCGGGTGTACTCAATGCCTCGATGGGCCATATTCGCATTAAGACGATGCCGGCGGTGTCCCGCGAGGAGTGGAAAACGGTGCTGAAAGAAACGTGGGGAAAATCTAAATCGAAATCCAAAAAGAAAAAGTAG
- a CDS encoding HD-GYP domain-containing protein — MAFYPAAREDLRIGLYIKLSGNWFTHPFPTNSFKIKDQKELATVQALRNCKILYDPDRSDPLPSEEVEDGSIEEVQVVDSPSIVQEMPDSQDLPIVLSPYLDSPEKFRANQARLNKLKEAEKSYKEVLKQNKDSIREIKAGYAKGVRKAESLVNTLAKILDENGTLISILNFNTNQEMGDDFYYHSLNVCMLSMVLGQGLDLPDETIKMLGIGALFHDIGELDGAGMFIKKGAKMNKQELLFLRNHPKNGRKMIGGFGFPEPSLEAIAQHHERLNGSGYPDGLKESAIHLLSKIVMVADTYDELCNNSQFEKSLTPHEAICQIYAKRGDEFWEEAVIALIQNLGVYPPSSIVELSNGSFGMVTSINLVDRMRPTIMLYNQDIPREEAIIVDLYQQEPTLSLKQSLRPMDVPRKVWKYLNPRGMISYFACNTGVSPMATPGAAPAPQPSLAPA, encoded by the coding sequence ATGGCATTTTATCCAGCAGCAAGAGAAGACTTACGTATTGGATTGTACATCAAGTTAAGTGGGAATTGGTTTACCCATCCCTTCCCGACGAATAGCTTTAAAATTAAAGATCAAAAAGAACTCGCCACAGTGCAGGCTTTGCGCAACTGTAAAATTCTGTATGACCCCGACCGCTCCGATCCCTTGCCATCTGAGGAAGTGGAAGATGGCAGCATCGAAGAGGTCCAAGTTGTAGATAGTCCATCCATTGTCCAGGAAATGCCAGATAGCCAAGATCTGCCAATAGTCCTTTCTCCCTACCTGGACAGCCCGGAAAAGTTCCGTGCCAATCAAGCCAGGCTGAACAAGCTCAAGGAGGCTGAAAAGTCCTACAAGGAAGTGCTCAAGCAAAATAAAGACAGCATTCGCGAAATAAAAGCCGGTTATGCCAAGGGAGTTCGAAAGGCGGAAAGTCTGGTCAACACGCTTGCGAAGATATTGGATGAAAATGGAACGTTAATAAGCATTCTGAATTTCAACACGAACCAGGAAATGGGAGATGACTTTTACTATCATTCGCTCAACGTCTGTATGTTGTCCATGGTGTTAGGGCAAGGGTTGGATCTCCCGGATGAAACCATCAAGATGCTAGGCATCGGAGCCCTGTTTCATGATATTGGTGAACTCGACGGGGCGGGAATGTTCATCAAAAAAGGTGCAAAGATGAACAAACAAGAACTCCTATTCCTACGGAACCATCCCAAAAATGGAAGAAAAATGATTGGGGGATTTGGCTTCCCGGAACCGAGTCTTGAAGCCATTGCGCAGCATCATGAACGGCTTAATGGAAGCGGCTACCCCGACGGCTTGAAAGAAAGCGCCATTCACCTGCTGTCTAAAATCGTCATGGTGGCAGATACCTATGATGAATTATGTAATAACTCGCAATTTGAAAAAAGCCTGACTCCGCATGAGGCCATCTGTCAAATTTATGCCAAGCGCGGAGATGAATTTTGGGAAGAAGCCGTTATCGCGCTGATTCAAAATTTGGGAGTGTATCCTCCGAGTTCAATTGTCGAGCTGTCCAATGGGTCGTTTGGCATGGTCACAAGCATTAACCTGGTTGATCGAATGCGTCCAACCATCATGCTGTATAATCAGGATATTCCCAGGGAAGAAGCGATCATTGTAGACTTATATCAACAAGAGCCCACGTTAAGCCTTAAGCAAAGCCTGCGCCCGATGGATGTTCCACGCAAAGTCTGGAAGTATCTCAATCCGCGAGGAATGATCAGTTATTTTGCCTGCAATACCGGTGTGTCTCCAATGGCGACACCGGGAGCGGCCCCGGCTCCCCAACCCTCCTTGGCTCCAGCCTAA
- a CDS encoding ABC transporter substrate-binding protein, with translation MVLALTATIFLTGGILASGEGDPTAAVKSMVDEVITILKKEELKGPEQTQERRALLENAVGRKLNYEEMAKRTLALHWRNRTPTEQEEFVNVFHTFLSKTYAKRFETYSDEVVQYTKVRLKGSYAEVQTKIASAKTEIHLDYRLVRQTDRWWIYDIVINGVSLVRNYRDQFDRIIRSSSYGELVTKLRDRTEEISTP, from the coding sequence GTGGTACTCGCCCTGACTGCGACCATTTTCTTGACGGGTGGCATCTTGGCCTCTGGGGAAGGCGATCCCACAGCAGCTGTGAAATCCATGGTCGATGAAGTCATCACCATATTAAAGAAAGAGGAATTGAAAGGGCCGGAGCAGACTCAGGAGCGGCGCGCGTTACTCGAAAATGCGGTTGGACGGAAGCTGAATTATGAAGAAATGGCCAAGCGTACATTGGCCTTGCATTGGCGAAATCGAACTCCAACCGAGCAAGAGGAATTCGTGAATGTCTTTCATACGTTTCTTTCCAAAACCTATGCGAAACGCTTTGAAACCTATTCGGATGAGGTCGTGCAGTACACAAAAGTCCGATTGAAGGGCTCCTATGCGGAAGTTCAAACGAAGATCGCATCCGCCAAAACCGAAATACATTTGGACTATCGCTTAGTGCGCCAAACCGATCGATGGTGGATTTATGACATCGTGATTAATGGTGTGAGCTTGGTGAGAAATTATCGAGATCAATTTGATCGGATCATACGCTCTTCCTCCTATGGTGAATTGGTCACCAAACTGAGAGATCGCACTGAGGAAATCTCGACACCCTGA
- the ppsA gene encoding phosphoenolpyruvate synthase, translating into MNIRQKNNPYILWFDEIKVEDVPVVGGKNASLGEMYRELASKGVKVPNGFALTAQAYRDFLRETSLDARIADILKDLNIHDLANLRQRGGQVRRVILSVPLPANLEQAIVEAYDQLSGGAEEPLDVAVRSSATAEDLPDASFAGQQETYLNVQGHQALLETCKRCFASLFTDRAISYRVDKGFDHTRVALSIGVQRMVRSDLAAAGVLFTIDTETGFKDAVLINASYGLGENVVQGSVNPDEYYVFKPTLKQGFRPIIHKMCGSKEFKLIYDVGGSKMVKNVPVSPEDRTRFAITDEEILTLARWGCIIEDHYSAKRGRPSPMDIEWAKDGHTGELFIVQARPETVQSRKSLDMMESYQLKERGPVLVKGRSVGEKIGQGPVRVIRNVHHIQQFQKGEVLVTDKTDPDWEPIMKKAAGIVTNRGGRTCHAAIVSRELGLPAIVGSGDATEILQDQQAVTVSCAEGDTGFVYEGALPFEVEQITLESLTRPKTKVMMNVGNPQEAFSLSFIPNDGVGLARLEFIINTAIKIHPLALLDYHQLTDPTVKSEIQKLTSSYPDKSQFFIDTLAQGVGMIAAAFYPSDVIVRMSDFKSNEYANLIGGKQYEPVEENPMLGFRGASRYYDPRYQAGFALECQAMKKVRKEMGLINVKLMIPFCRTVEEGKHVISEMEKHGLKQGDNGLEVYVMCEIPSNVILAEQFAEVFDGFSIGSNDLTQLVLGVDRDSEIVAHIFNERNPAVKTFIAQVIKSAKAKGRKIGICGQAPSDYPEFSQFLVEQGIDSISLNPDAVMKTTKSILEMEKSLSA; encoded by the coding sequence ATGAATATTCGTCAAAAAAATAACCCCTATATCCTGTGGTTTGATGAGATCAAAGTCGAGGATGTTCCGGTTGTCGGTGGCAAGAATGCTTCCTTAGGGGAAATGTATCGAGAACTCGCCTCGAAGGGTGTGAAGGTCCCGAATGGGTTTGCCCTGACGGCTCAAGCCTATCGGGACTTTTTGCGTGAAACCTCACTCGATGCCCGCATCGCCGACATTCTCAAAGACTTAAATATCCATGATCTCGCCAACCTTCGGCAACGCGGAGGGCAAGTCCGAAGAGTAATACTGTCAGTTCCCCTTCCTGCTAATTTGGAACAGGCTATTGTCGAAGCCTATGACCAATTAAGCGGTGGAGCGGAAGAGCCTCTGGATGTCGCGGTGCGCAGCAGCGCCACAGCGGAGGATTTGCCCGATGCGAGTTTCGCCGGGCAACAAGAAACCTACCTGAACGTCCAAGGGCATCAGGCATTGCTGGAGACGTGCAAAAGGTGTTTTGCATCGCTGTTTACGGACCGGGCCATATCCTATCGGGTGGATAAAGGTTTTGATCATACCAGGGTGGCGCTCTCCATTGGTGTGCAACGCATGGTACGGTCCGATCTCGCGGCGGCCGGCGTGTTGTTTACGATCGATACTGAAACGGGGTTTAAAGACGCCGTGCTCATTAACGCTTCCTATGGGCTGGGAGAAAATGTGGTCCAGGGTTCGGTCAATCCAGATGAATATTACGTATTTAAGCCTACCCTAAAGCAAGGATTCCGGCCGATCATTCATAAAATGTGTGGCAGCAAGGAATTCAAACTCATCTACGACGTGGGCGGGAGCAAGATGGTCAAAAATGTTCCAGTCTCACCAGAGGATCGAACACGGTTTGCCATTACCGATGAAGAAATCCTCACACTTGCACGATGGGGATGCATCATCGAGGACCATTATAGCGCCAAGCGTGGTCGCCCAAGCCCCATGGATATTGAATGGGCCAAGGATGGCCATACCGGCGAACTGTTCATCGTTCAAGCACGGCCGGAAACCGTTCAGTCCAGAAAATCTCTCGACATGATGGAATCGTATCAGCTGAAGGAACGAGGACCGGTTTTGGTTAAAGGTAGAAGTGTCGGAGAAAAAATTGGACAAGGCCCTGTTCGAGTCATTCGAAATGTCCACCATATTCAGCAATTCCAAAAAGGCGAAGTCCTGGTCACGGATAAGACCGATCCCGATTGGGAGCCCATCATGAAGAAAGCCGCGGGCATTGTGACCAATCGCGGGGGGCGAACCTGTCATGCGGCCATTGTCAGCCGTGAATTAGGGTTACCAGCCATCGTAGGCTCTGGGGACGCGACTGAGATATTGCAAGACCAACAAGCGGTCACTGTGTCGTGTGCGGAAGGCGATACCGGATTTGTGTATGAAGGAGCGCTACCGTTTGAAGTGGAGCAAATCACCTTGGAAAGCCTGACTCGTCCCAAGACCAAAGTCATGATGAATGTCGGTAATCCCCAAGAAGCCTTTTCTCTCTCGTTCATTCCTAACGATGGGGTTGGGTTGGCGCGGCTTGAATTTATCATCAACACAGCGATCAAAATTCATCCCCTCGCCTTGCTGGATTACCACCAGTTGACTGATCCCACGGTAAAGTCGGAAATCCAGAAACTCACATCGAGCTACCCCGATAAGTCGCAATTTTTCATCGATACGTTGGCTCAAGGGGTGGGGATGATCGCGGCGGCGTTTTATCCCAGCGATGTCATCGTTCGGATGAGCGATTTCAAATCAAACGAATATGCGAATCTGATTGGGGGGAAACAATACGAACCCGTCGAAGAAAACCCCATGCTCGGGTTTCGTGGAGCTTCACGGTACTACGATCCGCGTTACCAGGCAGGGTTTGCGCTGGAATGTCAGGCCATGAAAAAGGTCAGAAAGGAGATGGGCCTCATCAACGTCAAGTTGATGATTCCTTTTTGCCGGACAGTGGAAGAAGGAAAGCACGTGATTAGCGAGATGGAGAAGCATGGACTCAAGCAAGGCGACAATGGGCTTGAAGTGTATGTGATGTGCGAAATCCCCAGTAACGTGATATTGGCGGAACAGTTTGCCGAAGTGTTCGATGGGTTTTCGATAGGCTCCAACGATCTGACGCAACTGGTGTTAGGTGTCGACCGAGATTCCGAAATCGTGGCACATATTTTTAACGAACGAAATCCGGCCGTTAAAACCTTTATCGCCCAGGTCATCAAGAGCGCCAAAGCCAAAGGCCGAAAAATCGGAATCTGTGGCCAAGCCCCAAGCGATTACCCTGAGTTTTCCCAATTCCTGGTTGAACAAGGAATCGATAGCATTTCCCTCAACCCAGATGCGGTCATGAAAACCACGAAATCCATTTTGGAGATGGAAAAGTCATTGAGTGCCTAA
- a CDS encoding dodecin family protein, which translates to MSDMLKVIEVLAESEKSWEDAAAKAVAQASKSVHGIKSIYIKDFEAKVDSNKIVQYRINAKISFALD; encoded by the coding sequence ATGTCTGACATGTTAAAAGTGATCGAAGTGTTAGCGGAGTCTGAAAAAAGCTGGGAGGATGCTGCCGCAAAAGCGGTCGCGCAAGCGAGCAAATCAGTCCATGGTATCAAGTCCATCTATATCAAGGATTTTGAAGCGAAAGTGGATAGCAATAAAATTGTCCAGTATCGCATCAACGCCAAGATATCATTTGCCTTGGATTAG
- a CDS encoding cytochrome c: MKALRILFWIGACIMISAYGCSGEQHDHPDGTTGEQLYNLHCAECHREDGTGILFDSLPANILTQKSPEEIVRYITTDSNHQRLMPAFKTMPSEEAELITQHLMKLKLDYEKGMKNKPKQLLIEP, from the coding sequence ATGAAAGCCCTGCGAATACTCTTCTGGATTGGCGCCTGTATCATGATCAGTGCCTACGGATGCTCAGGGGAACAGCATGATCATCCGGACGGAACAACAGGAGAGCAGTTGTACAACCTTCATTGTGCCGAATGCCATAGGGAGGATGGGACGGGAATTTTGTTTGATTCCCTTCCAGCAAATATCTTGACTCAAAAAAGTCCGGAAGAGATCGTGAGATACATTACCACTGACTCGAATCATCAACGATTAATGCCGGCATTTAAAACGATGCCGTCAGAGGAGGCAGAATTAATCACGCAACATCTGATGAAATTAAAATTAGACTACGAGAAGGGGATGAAAAACAAACCCAAGCAATTACTCATTGAACCGTAG
- a CDS encoding cytochrome c, which produces MPRIISRKVVFFFCIAGWAIVLSSGSFPTVVWAQKAEIVQGGRELFVQHCAACHGTNAQGTGPLTSHLLGHPANLTQLSERNGGTFPFWRVYRVIDGREAIAQHGPREMPAWGNWFQIPEDEGHGPGDWRDQVRGRLWQLLMYLESIQES; this is translated from the coding sequence ATGCCTCGAATCATTTCTCGCAAAGTCGTTTTCTTTTTTTGTATAGCAGGGTGGGCCATAGTCTTGAGCAGTGGTAGCTTCCCGACGGTTGTCTGGGCTCAAAAAGCCGAAATTGTGCAAGGGGGGCGGGAATTGTTTGTGCAGCATTGTGCAGCTTGTCATGGCACCAATGCTCAAGGGACCGGGCCTCTGACTTCGCACTTGCTAGGTCATCCTGCCAATTTGACCCAATTGTCGGAAAGAAACGGCGGAACCTTTCCCTTTTGGCGAGTGTACCGCGTGATTGATGGCCGGGAGGCCATTGCGCAACATGGCCCTCGGGAAATGCCGGCCTGGGGAAATTGGTTTCAGATTCCGGAGGATGAGGGGCATGGGCCCGGGGATTGGCGAGATCAAGTGCGAGGCCGATTGTGGCAGTTACTGATGTATTTGGAGTCCATTCAGGAATCGTGA
- the cfa gene encoding cyclopropane fatty acyl phospholipid synthase, whose translation MESSSLRRVIERLLSPADIKINGDRPWDLQVHNEKLYARVLAHASLGLGESYMDGWWDCDRLDECVCRILRAELDGKIHPRWDLFHLWRAKLFNLQKPSRAYEIGRHHYDIGNDLYQCMLDQRMIYSCGYWPHAATLDAAQEAKLDLVCQKLDLQPGMRVLDIGCGWGGAARFAAERYGVEVVGITVSHEQAQYARKLCRDLPVEIRLQDYRKAEGMFDRIFSLGMIEHVGHKNYSTFMHVVRGHLREDGLLLLHTIGNNRSVTSTDPWIARYIFPNSMIPSAKQLASAFEGVFVLEDWQNFGYDYDNTLMQWYMNFDENWPALKWKYDDRFYRMWTFYLLSCAGVFRARKNQVWQLVLSPTGVKGGWCRGRNQTQLEHGLYSPAKEETRCVPGVFEDVCRIS comes from the coding sequence ATGGAATCGAGTAGTTTGCGTCGAGTCATCGAACGATTGTTGTCCCCTGCCGACATCAAGATCAACGGTGACCGCCCTTGGGATCTTCAGGTTCATAACGAAAAGCTGTATGCCAGGGTATTGGCGCATGCCTCACTGGGTTTGGGGGAATCCTACATGGATGGCTGGTGGGACTGTGATCGGCTTGACGAATGTGTCTGCAGAATTTTACGCGCTGAGTTGGATGGAAAGATCCATCCACGGTGGGATTTATTCCATTTGTGGAGGGCTAAGCTGTTTAATCTTCAGAAACCGTCCCGTGCCTATGAGATTGGGCGGCACCATTACGACATCGGGAACGACCTGTACCAGTGCATGCTGGATCAGCGCATGATTTATAGTTGTGGCTACTGGCCGCATGCTGCGACGCTGGACGCAGCGCAGGAAGCCAAACTTGACCTGGTTTGCCAAAAACTGGACTTGCAGCCAGGGATGCGGGTACTGGATATCGGGTGCGGCTGGGGTGGCGCCGCCAGGTTTGCCGCTGAACGCTATGGCGTAGAAGTGGTTGGGATTACTGTATCACACGAACAAGCGCAGTATGCCAGAAAACTCTGCCGGGACTTGCCGGTGGAAATCCGACTTCAGGATTACCGCAAGGCCGAGGGAATGTTTGACCGCATTTTTTCGCTCGGCATGATTGAACATGTCGGTCACAAAAACTACAGTACCTTCATGCACGTTGTCAGAGGGCATTTGCGTGAAGACGGCTTATTGCTCTTGCACACTATCGGCAACAATCGATCGGTGACAAGCACGGACCCCTGGATTGCGCGCTACATTTTTCCCAACTCGATGATCCCGTCTGCCAAGCAACTTGCAAGTGCTTTCGAAGGCGTGTTCGTGCTCGAGGATTGGCAAAATTTCGGCTATGACTACGACAATACTCTTATGCAATGGTATATGAATTTTGACGAGAATTGGCCGGCCCTGAAATGGAAATACGACGACCGGTTTTACCGCATGTGGACGTTCTACCTCCTTTCCTGCGCCGGCGTTTTTCGGGCGCGGAAAAATCAGGTCTGGCAGCTCGTACTATCACCCACCGGCGTGAAGGGTGGCTGGTGTCGTGGCAGGAATCAAACTCAACTCGAGCACGGCTTGTACTCGCCGGCTAAAGAGGAAACCCGATGCGTGCCAGGAGTTTTTGAGGACGTATGCCGAATCAGTTGA
- a CDS encoding cytochrome c translates to MRKKMFLLFLILFASTTPTFAQDRPGDLKNGEAIYQEHCLRCHGSNGSGDGPEGAYLTVPPANFLSDQSRMKSDLELLMTIAHGSVYSPMHGWRGRLSESAMWDVVAYIRFLAPFKAIARVE, encoded by the coding sequence ATGAGAAAAAAAATGTTTCTCCTGTTCCTGATACTATTCGCCAGCACGACTCCAACGTTTGCGCAGGATCGGCCAGGCGATCTCAAAAACGGAGAGGCGATTTATCAAGAACATTGCCTACGCTGTCACGGGAGTAACGGAAGCGGTGATGGTCCTGAAGGCGCCTATCTGACTGTTCCCCCAGCCAACTTTTTGTCCGACCAATCACGAATGAAGTCCGATCTTGAATTGCTCATGACTATTGCCCATGGAAGTGTCTACAGCCCCATGCATGGGTGGAGAGGTCGGTTAAGCGAAAGCGCGATGTGGGATGTGGTGGCGTACATCCGGTTTTTGGCCCCCTTTAAAGCCATTGCTCGAGTGGAATAA
- a CDS encoding DUF2934 domain-containing protein, translated as MARKQVSSLSDKPKKSAGVLPKSQPQLRKKSDSLSRTTSRSGSKKLATVEATQNGSPSDPPDLYARIADRAYELYTHRGGHHGQDQADWLEAERQVLKEGC; from the coding sequence ATGGCCAGAAAACAAGTTTCATCTCTATCGGATAAACCGAAAAAAAGTGCTGGGGTTTTACCAAAATCTCAGCCGCAGTTAAGAAAAAAGAGTGACTCCCTATCGCGGACCACTTCTCGTTCAGGGAGTAAGAAATTAGCCACCGTTGAAGCGACACAAAACGGATCGCCTTCTGATCCCCCAGATCTTTATGCGCGAATTGCTGATAGGGCCTATGAGCTTTACACGCACCGGGGAGGTCATCATGGTCAGGATCAAGCGGATTGGTTAGAGGCCGAACGACAGGTATTGAAAGAAGGGTGTTAA
- a CDS encoding sugar phosphate nucleotidyltransferase encodes MNAQPRRTLWSVVLAGGEGERTRPFIERWLGCHLPKQYCAFVGTRSMLQHTWDRADQLGDPDHKLTVMAKNHHRLAWEHLEKQQGGKVLFQPHNRDTAAGVFLPLAYVRTWNPEATVVVFPSDHFIFPEQQFVHQVQQAVQATDWLTDRLILLGLTPTHVELEYGWIEPGEILGWCEGSPIKSVKTFLEKPDRNTARKALANGALWNTMVLTGKVETLWRLGWMCFPEIMARFEQLTTAIGTPREGAVLEAIYQDMPRQNFSSGLLQRVPDHVGVLELQDVMWSDWGNPDRIIETLHQIGKTPVFRQDHTVRAQPVGVSEQYSEQQFVEVE; translated from the coding sequence ATGAATGCGCAGCCGAGGAGAACTCTTTGGTCCGTCGTGTTGGCAGGAGGGGAAGGGGAACGAACCCGTCCTTTTATCGAGCGGTGGTTGGGATGTCATCTTCCGAAGCAATATTGTGCATTCGTGGGAACACGTTCCATGCTTCAACATACCTGGGACCGTGCCGACCAACTCGGCGATCCGGACCACAAACTGACCGTGATGGCGAAAAATCATCACCGTCTTGCCTGGGAGCACCTCGAAAAACAGCAAGGTGGAAAGGTTCTGTTCCAACCACACAACCGGGATACGGCCGCCGGAGTGTTTTTGCCGTTGGCGTATGTGCGGACCTGGAATCCTGAGGCCACGGTCGTCGTGTTTCCGTCGGATCATTTTATCTTTCCAGAGCAGCAATTTGTGCATCAGGTTCAACAGGCGGTCCAGGCTACGGATTGGCTCACTGACCGTTTGATCCTCCTTGGTCTGACTCCGACGCATGTTGAGTTGGAATACGGATGGATTGAGCCAGGAGAGATTCTTGGATGGTGCGAAGGAAGTCCTATTAAATCGGTGAAAACTTTTCTGGAAAAACCAGATCGAAACACCGCCCGAAAGGCCCTGGCAAACGGGGCGCTCTGGAATACCATGGTATTGACGGGCAAGGTGGAAACCCTCTGGAGGTTGGGATGGATGTGTTTCCCAGAGATTATGGCTCGGTTTGAACAATTGACGACGGCCATTGGTACTCCCCGGGAAGGCGCTGTGCTTGAAGCCATTTACCAGGATATGCCGAGACAGAATTTTTCTTCGGGTCTTTTGCAACGCGTTCCCGATCATGTGGGGGTGTTAGAACTTCAGGATGTGATGTGGAGTGATTGGGGAAATCCTGACCGAATTATTGAGACACTTCATCAAATTGGGAAAACCCCTGTTTTTAGGCAAGACCATACTGTGAGGGCTCAACCCGTTGGAGTCTCGGAGCAATACTCGGAACAACAATTTGTGGAGGTAGAATAA
- a CDS encoding response regulator encodes MVLIITQNEKFGRYLKKWLDYKRFRCTLVCDGEEGLQHAQRDVPCVVVLDLYVKEPSGMDILHRLREDGYAGKIILMGGISVSPMISEALRLGVDQVIGGESNLGPLECAIQSACQPESTRSLSGMIDTQEQPARSF; translated from the coding sequence ATGGTGCTCATTATCACCCAAAACGAAAAATTCGGTCGCTATTTAAAGAAATGGCTGGATTACAAAAGGTTCCGCTGTACGTTGGTCTGCGATGGAGAGGAAGGCCTTCAGCATGCACAGCGAGACGTGCCATGTGTCGTCGTGTTGGATCTCTATGTGAAAGAACCAAGTGGCATGGACATCCTGCATCGACTTCGGGAGGACGGCTATGCAGGAAAGATCATCCTGATGGGAGGAATTTCCGTCAGTCCGATGATTTCAGAAGCGCTTCGGCTTGGGGTGGATCAAGTGATTGGCGGCGAATCGAATCTCGGTCCGTTGGAATGTGCCATTCAATCGGCATGTCAGCCCGAATCAACCAGGTCTCTTTCTGGAATGATTGACACACAAGAGCAACCGGCCAGAAGTTTTTGA
- a CDS encoding response regulator: protein MESAQASGQKEGGYQSAAHAHRTSVKNILVVEDESSIASALWELLQDWGCEVVTASNGREGLDRLRTEHVDGIVLDLDMPMMDGATMLDELRWRGDHTPVIVMSGGADVHRLRMMQNEGAQGFLVKPFTLETLHAECERCFVPDKNRESLEWGGAPKVRMGIRQQEVA, encoded by the coding sequence ATGGAATCGGCACAGGCATCGGGACAAAAAGAAGGAGGGTATCAGTCAGCTGCCCATGCGCACCGAACCAGCGTAAAAAATATCCTAGTGGTTGAAGATGAATCGTCAATTGCCAGCGCATTGTGGGAACTCTTACAAGACTGGGGATGTGAGGTGGTCACCGCAAGCAATGGACGGGAAGGATTGGATCGGCTCAGGACCGAACACGTTGATGGGATTGTTCTAGATCTCGACATGCCAATGATGGACGGGGCAACGATGTTGGATGAGCTCCGTTGGAGAGGCGATCATACGCCCGTCATCGTGATGTCGGGTGGAGCCGATGTCCATAGGCTACGAATGATGCAAAATGAAGGTGCGCAAGGATTTCTCGTAAAGCCCTTTACCCTCGAAACCTTACATGCCGAATGTGAGCGATGTTTTGTTCCAGATAAGAACCGAGAGTCACTTGAATGGGGCGGAGCTCCTAAAGTCAGAATGGGAATCCGACAACAGGAAGTCGCATAG